Proteins encoded within one genomic window of Haladaptatus sp. QDMS2:
- a CDS encoding TIGR00269 family protein: protein MECDKCDRDAVMHAAYSGGHLCESHFCQSVEKRVRRRIREDSLVPRSATPDDPETWVIGLSGGKDSVVLTSILDETFNQDPRIEMIALTIHEGIEGYRDTSLDACVELAEKLDMRHEVVTYEDEFDLKMDDVVEKDPMNMAACAYCGVFRRDLLSKYAEEYGATKLLTGHNLDDEAQTALMNILEGDVRQVAKHFDASLGSFDERGESDHFIPRAKPLRDIPEKEVALYAHIKNLPAHITECPHSSEAFRGEIQELLLNLESNHPGTRHSIMAGYEELAAIAAKEYREDGDGETNLVECERCGSATTRDVCRKCKLVEAVNAV, encoded by the coding sequence ATGGAATGCGACAAGTGCGACCGCGATGCTGTCATGCACGCGGCGTACTCCGGGGGCCACCTCTGTGAGTCCCACTTCTGCCAGTCGGTCGAAAAGCGCGTCCGACGCCGGATTCGAGAGGACTCACTCGTCCCGCGCTCGGCCACGCCCGACGACCCCGAAACGTGGGTCATCGGCCTCTCGGGGGGCAAAGACAGCGTGGTCCTCACCTCGATTTTAGACGAGACGTTCAACCAGGACCCGCGCATCGAGATGATTGCGCTCACGATTCACGAGGGCATCGAGGGCTACCGCGACACCAGTCTCGACGCCTGCGTCGAACTCGCGGAGAAACTCGACATGCGCCACGAAGTCGTCACCTACGAGGACGAGTTCGACCTGAAGATGGACGACGTCGTCGAGAAGGACCCGATGAACATGGCCGCCTGCGCCTACTGCGGCGTGTTCCGCAGGGACCTGCTCTCTAAGTACGCCGAAGAATACGGCGCGACCAAACTCCTGACCGGGCACAATCTGGACGACGAAGCTCAGACTGCGCTGATGAACATCTTGGAAGGCGACGTCCGACAGGTCGCGAAACACTTCGACGCGAGTCTCGGCAGTTTCGACGAGCGCGGCGAGTCAGACCACTTCATCCCCCGCGCCAAGCCGCTCCGTGACATTCCCGAGAAGGAAGTTGCCCTCTACGCCCACATCAAAAACCTCCCCGCGCACATCACCGAATGCCCTCACTCCTCGGAGGCGTTCCGCGGCGAGATTCAGGAACTCCTGCTCAACTTAGAATCGAACCACCCCGGCACGCGCCACTCGATTATGGCCGGCTACGAGGAACTCGCCGCCATCGCCGCCAAGGAGTACCGCGAGGACGGCGACGGCGAGACGAATCTCGTGGAGTGCGAACGCTGTGGGTCGGCGACGACCCGGGACGTCTGTCGGAAGTGCAAGTTGGTCGAGGCTGTAAACGCTGTCTAG